The following proteins are encoded in a genomic region of Clostridium kluyveri:
- a CDS encoding FMN-binding protein, with protein MSNVKKIVLSAVCIVILVVGIIGGKYLISVQKYKKAIEELKISNVDLSKVSDGKYTGSYDVGYVGAKVAVTVKNNKIVDITLLSHKNERGKPAEVIPEKVVKAQSLQVDTISGATNSSKVILKAIENALESGE; from the coding sequence ATGTCAAATGTAAAAAAAATAGTACTTAGTGCAGTTTGTATTGTGATTCTAGTTGTGGGCATCATTGGAGGAAAATATTTAATTTCTGTGCAGAAGTATAAGAAAGCAATTGAAGAATTAAAAATTAGTAATGTGGATTTATCAAAGGTTTCGGATGGTAAATATACAGGGTCCTATGATGTGGGGTATGTGGGCGCAAAAGTTGCAGTTACAGTTAAAAATAACAAGATTGTAGATATAACTCTGCTAAGTCATAAAAATGAAAGGGGAAAGCCAGCAGAAGTTATTCCAGAAAAGGTGGTAAAAGCTCAAAGTCTGCAGGTGGATACTATTTCAGGGGCAACAAATAGCAGTAAAGTAATTTTAAAAGCCATTGAAAATGCATTGGAGTCTGGTGAATAA
- a CDS encoding BlaI/MecI/CopY family transcriptional regulator, protein MSIMKIPESELEVMKIIWSSEIPVSSKEVVKIMEEKKGWKITTTLTLLSRLGKKKFITATKGKKITYYTPIVTENEYLGLETRDFFKKIHGSSLKSFITTLHENNDITDDDLNKLDEWIKDR, encoded by the coding sequence TTGTCAATTATGAAAATTCCTGAATCAGAATTAGAAGTTATGAAAATTATCTGGTCTAGTGAAATTCCTGTATCTTCAAAAGAAGTAGTTAAAATTATGGAAGAAAAAAAAGGATGGAAAATTACAACTACATTAACATTACTCTCACGCTTAGGAAAGAAAAAGTTTATAACAGCAACAAAGGGTAAAAAAATTACCTACTATACACCTATAGTAACAGAAAATGAATATTTAGGGTTAGAAACAAGAGATTTCTTTAAAAAAATTCATGGAAGTTCATTAAAAAGCTTTATTACCACACTACATGAAAATAATGATATTACAGATGATGATTTAAATAAATTAGACGAATGGATTAAAGATAGGTGA
- a CDS encoding M56 family metallopeptidase: MMEIFIKNLLYASIVGSIEIMSIIVLKTTLLKRYTCAFNYYIWLAVIFKMITPFKIPIYIPEKISYIFQHSPNNVKTIIESGISLSESMKIKNNANIITANYPIENYFIILFYIWLIVSIILLSYHIISYIIFNNKIKHFIYDVPDSEIRNIYSKLLVEMNIKRKISLKLCWGISTPLGIGIFNSHILIPCVSYDNQELKYILKHELMHYKRHDMIYKILLLITVTVYWFNPLVYIMYKIVSNDCELSCDEAVLKKSNMKERKLYASTLINSLRLNKNNVIKQNLITGFNNNKNILKRRLENMLNLKIKQKGVIWGILITVIVVCSFISVNVLAEATKNNSTSAIENTKTQQQKITSDNYSDALQEYIKDNPTKFDKDNPTKILDDFMKENNLDHLTVDFTAPVNTD, encoded by the coding sequence ATGATGGAAATATTTATAAAAAATCTATTATATGCGTCTATAGTGGGTAGTATAGAAATTATGTCTATTATCGTTTTAAAAACGACTTTACTTAAACGATATACTTGTGCATTTAACTATTATATATGGCTGGCTGTAATATTCAAAATGATTACGCCTTTTAAAATTCCAATTTATATTCCAGAAAAGATATCTTATATTTTTCAACACTCTCCGAACAATGTAAAGACAATTATAGAAAGTGGAATTTCTTTAAGTGAGAGTATGAAAATAAAAAATAATGCTAATATAATAACTGCCAATTATCCTATAGAAAACTATTTTATAATACTGTTTTATATATGGCTCATTGTATCCATAATACTTTTATCTTATCATATTATTTCCTATATTATCTTCAACAATAAAATTAAACATTTCATTTATGATGTACCTGACAGTGAAATTAGAAATATATATTCAAAATTGTTAGTTGAAATGAATATTAAAAGAAAAATTTCTCTCAAGCTCTGCTGGGGAATCTCAACACCTCTGGGCATTGGAATATTTAATTCCCATATATTAATTCCTTGTGTTTCATATGATAACCAAGAATTAAAATATATCTTAAAACATGAACTTATGCACTATAAAAGACATGATATGATATATAAGATTTTATTATTAATAACTGTAACAGTATACTGGTTTAACCCTTTAGTTTATATAATGTATAAAATAGTAAGTAATGATTGTGAATTATCTTGTGATGAAGCTGTACTTAAAAAATCGAATATGAAAGAAAGAAAATTATATGCATCAACTCTTATTAATTCTTTAAGACTTAATAAAAATAATGTAATAAAGCAGAATTTAATTACAGGTTTTAATAACAATAAAAATATACTAAAAAGGAGATTAGAAAATATGTTGAATTTAAAAATAAAACAAAAAGGTGTAATTTGGGGAATCTTAATTACAGTAATAGTAGTTTGTTCATTTATAAGTGTCAATGTACTTGCAGAAGCTACTAAAAACAATAGTACATCGGCAATCGAAAATACAAAAACACAACAACAAAAAATAACAAGTGATAATTATTCTGATGCCTTACAAGAATATATTAAAGATAATCCTACTAAATTTGATAAAGATAATCCCACTAAAATTTTAGATGACTTTATGAAGGAAAATAATTTAGATCATCTTACTGTTGACTTTACTGCACCTGTTAACACAGACTAG
- a CDS encoding phage integrase N-terminal SAM-like domain-containing protein — MVQRFKIHLEEYGKSVKTIESYIGDTSAFVAFLASRGIDFTGKMKRFYITSYRDYLIENRYELSTINKKVNSIQSFNKYLVDNGYTKNAVVDIAKDRIKLA, encoded by the coding sequence CTGGTACAAAGATTCAAGATACATCTAGAAGAATATGGAAAGAGTGTAAAAACAATAGAAAGTTATATTGGAGACACTTCTGCTTTTGTAGCATTTCTTGCGAGTAGAGGGATAGACTTCACTGGAAAAATGAAAAGATTCTACATCACCAGCTATAGGGACTACCTCATTGAAAATCGATATGAGCTATCAACTATAAATAAGAAAGTAAATAGTATTCAATCATTCAACAAATATCTAGTAGATAATGGCTATACAAAAAATGCTGTGGTAGATATTGCAAAGGATAGAATAAAACTAGCCTAA
- a CDS encoding SMI1/KNR4 family protein: protein MLKIDETSIILPKPSNERIEWFEKTYRVELPMEYKDFLRNFNGSKPITNILYSNGKEYVIERFLCLLDKPKENETYGWYDLTSVLTQLDCRLIDDEDLIGMNVIPIATLFAGDFICFDYRKNINPCIVVWNHEDSDDFQPVTEKVADNVNQFFNMLSQ from the coding sequence ATGTTGAAGATTGATGAAACTAGCATAATATTACCAAAGCCAAGTAATGAAAGAATTGAATGGTTCGAAAAAACGTATAGGGTAGAATTACCAATGGAATATAAGGACTTCTTGAGAAATTTTAATGGAAGTAAACCTATAACCAATATTCTATATAGTAACGGAAAAGAGTATGTAATTGAAAGATTTTTATGTCTTCTTGATAAACCAAAGGAAAATGAAACATATGGATGGTATGATTTGACATCAGTGTTAACACAATTAGATTGTAGACTAATTGATGATGAGGATTTAATAGGTATGAATGTTATTCCAATAGCAACTTTATTTGCAGGAGATTTTATATGCTTCGATTACAGAAAGAATATTAATCCATGTATTGTAGTATGGAACCATGAAGATTCAGATGACTTTCAGCCTGTTACAGAAAAAGTAGCTGATAATGTTAATCAATTTTTTAATATGCTATCACAATAA
- a CDS encoding IS110 family transposase: protein MYIVGIDIGKNNHEATIIDDTGAIIGKSLKFTNSHNGANKLIEYISKNIGSSEVIFDLEATGHYWLSLYSFLLEKGYSINVINPIQSDSFRNLYIRQTKNDTVDSFIIAEVIRFGRFTTTQLADDKLLSLRQLCRYRLSLVDSVSELKCRIITVLDQVFPEYEKLFSDTWGTSSKALLEKYQTPEDILALDISALANFLKTHSRGQLGYAKAEKIKDAAQNTFGIKIAQSAFKFQPKQLIDQVLFI from the coding sequence ATGTATATTGTTGGTATTGATATTGGTAAAAATAATCATGAAGCTACTATTATTGATGATACTGGCGCTATCATTGGTAAATCACTTAAATTTACAAACTCTCATAATGGTGCAAATAAGTTAATTGAGTACATATCTAAAAATATTGGTTCTTCTGAAGTTATCTTTGATTTGGAAGCTACAGGACATTATTGGCTTTCATTATATTCATTTTTACTTGAAAAAGGCTATTCGATTAATGTTATAAATCCTATTCAATCTGATAGCTTTAGAAACCTCTATATAAGACAAACTAAAAATGATACTGTAGATTCATTTATCATTGCTGAAGTCATAAGATTTGGCAGATTCACTACAACTCAACTTGCAGATGACAAATTACTTTCACTAAGACAACTTTGCAGATATCGATTATCTTTAGTTGATAGTGTTTCTGAGCTTAAATGCAGAATAATCACGGTTCTGGATCAAGTTTTTCCTGAATATGAAAAGCTGTTTTCCGATACTTGGGGAACTAGTTCTAAAGCCCTTCTTGAAAAATATCAAACACCTGAAGATATATTAGCACTTGATATATCTGCACTAGCTAATTTCTTAAAAACACATAGTCGCGGTCAGCTTGGCTATGCCAAAGCAGAAAAAATTAAAGATGCAGCTCAAAATACTTTTGGAATTAAAATTGCTCAAAGTGCTTTTAAATTTCAACCTAAACAACTTATTGACCAAGTATTATTTATATAA
- a CDS encoding IS110 family transposase, whose amino-acid sequence MDEEIEFYYNQFDSHLISIPGIGSITASIILSEIGDITCFKNASSLVAYAGIDPTVKQSGQFLANNSKMFKRGSPYL is encoded by the coding sequence TTGGATGAAGAAATTGAATTTTATTATAATCAATTTGATTCCCATTTAATTTCAATTCCTGGTATTGGATCTATAACTGCTTCTATCATTCTTAGTGAGATTGGAGACATAACTTGCTTTAAGAATGCATCAAGCCTTGTTGCTTATGCTGGCATTGACCCTACTGTAAAACAATCTGGCCAATTCTTAGCCAATAACAGTAAAATGTTCAAGCGTGGTTCTCCATATCTATGA
- a CDS encoding DUF5316 family protein yields MHFLLLSAILSGSLGSGDRLRLNYAVEDKTLRKTRINFHLSAFLIGFTNIIFSLVFFYFN; encoded by the coding sequence ATGCATTTTTTACTTTTATCAGCAATATTATCTGGAAGTCTTGGAAGTGGAGACAGACTGAGATTGAATTATGCAGTTGAAGATAAAACTTTGCGTAAAACCAGAATAAACTTTCACCTTAGTGCCTTTTTAATAGGTTTTACTAATATCATATTCAGCTTAGTTTTTTTTTATTTTAATTAA
- a CDS encoding DUF5667 domain-containing protein, whose protein sequence is MKKITILAASVIMTLSIGGTTFAANTATLKDRAGITPDSILYPADKRVDSIKVTLCFSDETKADKLSQIAQERLGESEVMVSKNKKDLADTALNDYQSNMDAAENKIEDAINNNQTVDNQDKLKKLEYIESKITDKQKKSLDVLAALQNKVGDKAKDVVAKVIEMQTAKRDAILALKKERTVYNNTKKQYNEAKAAIEKAKKSGDETTIKTAEDLLQQKQQALDIEKQNLTKAIETKKEASKISVGKLIKETKEQTKKDSQNNENTQTGETSTTTSTTTDTTTTDTTADSTVTNSTSVTSKNAKKQTSEPTIKSETKNVVTDNKNKKENKTNNVNEQKKEKTQH, encoded by the coding sequence ATGAAGAAAATAACAATTTTAGCAGCAAGTGTAATAATGACATTAAGCATAGGCGGCACAACATTTGCTGCTAATACAGCAACTCTAAAAGATCGGGCTGGTATAACACCAGATAGTATTTTATATCCAGCAGATAAAAGAGTTGATAGTATAAAAGTTACATTGTGTTTTTCAGATGAAACAAAAGCAGATAAGTTATCTCAAATAGCTCAAGAAAGATTAGGCGAAAGCGAGGTAATGGTAAGTAAAAATAAGAAGGATCTTGCGGACACAGCCCTTAATGATTATCAGAGTAATATGGACGCAGCTGAAAATAAAATTGAAGATGCGATAAACAATAATCAAACCGTAGATAATCAAGACAAACTCAAAAAACTGGAATATATAGAAAGTAAAATTACTGATAAACAAAAAAAATCCCTTGATGTATTAGCTGCACTTCAAAATAAAGTTGGAGATAAAGCAAAAGATGTAGTAGCAAAAGTTATAGAAATGCAGACAGCAAAAAGAGATGCTATACTAGCTCTAAAAAAAGAACGCACAGTTTATAATAATACTAAAAAACAATATAATGAAGCTAAAGCAGCCATTGAAAAAGCAAAGAAATCGGGAGATGAAACAACAATTAAGACTGCAGAAGATTTACTGCAACAAAAACAACAGGCATTAGATATAGAAAAACAAAATCTCACAAAAGCTATTGAAACAAAAAAAGAAGCCTCTAAGATAAGCGTGGGTAAATTGATAAAGGAAACAAAAGAACAGACAAAGAAAGATTCCCAAAATAATGAAAATACACAAACAGGTGAAACAAGTACTACTACATCAACTACAACTGATACTACAACAACAGATACTACTGCAGATTCCACTGTCACTAATTCAACTTCAGTGACCAGTAAGAATGCAAAAAAACAGACATCAGAACCAACTATAAAAAGTGAAACTAAAAATGTAGTAACTGATAATAAAAATAAAAAAGAGAACAAAACAAATAATGTTAATGAACAAAAAAAGGAAAAAACGCAACATTAG
- the sigI gene encoding RNA polymerase sigma-I factor → MQNISHLFYENRNKFISENKNFIYKCTYTVSKRYLQWENDDELSIALIAFNKACDSYTESKGNFYAYAKIIIRNALIDYFRKNKNSPLLTFDNGDYIMEKLDNNNSISKFELELENKNRADEIIELNKELIKYKIDFTSLVNNSPKHKDTRNNVLKLVFKICNNSEISNSILNNKQLPVKQICMCTGFNKKFIDKWRKYIIVLFIIFNSENFLYIKSYLNIKVGENDG, encoded by the coding sequence ATGCAGAATATCAGTCACTTGTTCTATGAAAACAGAAATAAATTTATTAGTGAAAATAAAAACTTTATATATAAATGTACCTATACTGTTTCCAAAAGATATCTTCAATGGGAAAATGATGACGAACTAAGCATTGCTTTAATTGCATTTAACAAAGCTTGTGATAGTTATACAGAATCTAAAGGAAACTTCTATGCATATGCAAAAATTATAATTAGAAATGCATTAATTGATTATTTTAGAAAAAATAAAAATTCACCTTTGCTTACCTTTGATAATGGTGATTATATCATGGAAAAATTAGATAACAACAATTCAATATCCAAATTTGAATTAGAACTGGAAAATAAAAATAGAGCAGATGAGATTATTGAATTAAATAAAGAACTTATAAAATATAAAATTGATTTTACTAGCCTTGTAAATAATAGTCCCAAGCATAAAGATACAAGAAATAATGTTCTAAAGCTTGTTTTCAAAATATGTAATAATAGTGAAATTAGCAATTCTATATTAAATAATAAGCAATTACCTGTTAAACAAATATGTATGTGTACTGGATTCAATAAAAAATTTATTGATAAATGGAGAAAATATATTATTGTTTTATTTATAATATTTAACAGTGAGAATTTCCTTTACATAAAGTCTTATTTAAATATAAAAGTAGGTGAAAATGATGGGTGA
- a CDS encoding anti-sigma factor domain-containing protein has product MMGEKEGIVISINGKYANLLTSCGEFIKVNCNGKKPNIGEIFKGDEVFHNFFYLNGKIIAAAACIMFILFIGGGAKAYYSPVATILVNINPHIELKVNFLNRIISSKALNGDGSKILSQVKINNVNINNGLKIIIDESKKDKFINEDYIKTKTISVNISGKNIDISEFKSNIETSNLNVKIQSNGNIILNKNSNSNSNSSTKITNNDTFNNPSNNVKSLSNENNNKELNSNINKNSSSGKNGSVNGNNSTLDKNNDGGQTNLRQSQYLDGNRIKEEQNYQKRTDKNEDNNHNNNSSKNNLSKQNSNSNGHK; this is encoded by the coding sequence ATGATGGGTGAAAAAGAGGGGATAGTAATAAGTATAAATGGAAAATATGCTAATTTGCTTACTTCTTGTGGTGAATTTATAAAAGTAAACTGTAATGGAAAGAAGCCTAATATTGGAGAAATATTTAAAGGAGATGAAGTTTTTCATAATTTTTTTTATCTTAATGGGAAAATAATAGCAGCTGCAGCATGTATAATGTTTATATTATTTATAGGTGGAGGTGCGAAGGCTTATTATAGTCCAGTAGCTACAATTCTGGTAAATATAAATCCACATATTGAATTAAAGGTAAACTTCTTAAACAGAATTATTTCCTCCAAAGCATTAAATGGTGATGGCAGTAAAATATTAAGTCAGGTAAAAATAAATAATGTTAATATCAATAATGGTTTAAAGATAATAATTGATGAATCTAAAAAAGATAAATTTATTAATGAGGATTATATCAAAACAAAAACTATTTCTGTTAATATAAGTGGTAAAAATATAGATATTTCTGAGTTTAAATCCAATATAGAAACTTCTAATTTAAATGTTAAGATTCAATCTAATGGTAATATAATTTTAAATAAGAACTCAAATAGTAATTCAAATAGCAGTACAAAGATTACTAATAATGATACATTTAATAATCCGTCAAATAATGTAAAGTCATTAAGTAACGAAAATAATAATAAAGAATTAAATAGTAATATCAATAAGAATAGTTCTTCGGGAAAAAATGGTTCTGTTAATGGAAATAATTCTACCTTAGATAAAAATAATGATGGAGGGCAAACTAATTTAAGACAATCACAATATTTAGATGGTAATAGAATTAAAGAAGAGCAAAATTATCAGAAAAGAACTGATAAAAATGAGGATAATAACCATAATAATAATTCCAGTAAAAACAACCTATCTAAACAAAATTCCAATTCAAATGGTCATAAATAA
- a CDS encoding nitroreductase family protein, protein MMNETIKTLLNRRSIRKYKPEQIKDEELNAVLEAGKYAPSGGNQQSALFVVIQNKNVLKKISKMNAAVMGKDNFVVMVK, encoded by the coding sequence ATGATGAATGAAACAATTAAAACTTTGCTAAACAGAAGAAGTATACGAAAGTATAAACCTGAACAAATTAAGGATGAGGAACTAAATGCCGTTTTAGAGGCAGGCAAATATGCTCCAAGTGGGGGAAATCAACAGTCTGCATTATTTGTAGTAATCCAAAATAAAAACGTTCTTAAAAAAATATCAAAAATGAATGCAGCTGTTATGGGTAAAGACAATTTTGTTGTAATGGTAAAATAA
- a CDS encoding ABC transporter ATP-binding protein, which translates to MISTENNINITKKKLKYHNTSLVKLLKLAKPHLSKVIIAAICALIVNLTQIAKPYILKLVIDDFLVKNIFQNGFYSIPFMAFLYLITALLGSFTSFAQENLINKSGQEIIKDLRIRVFKTIQFLPLHYLDKISSGRLITRATNDVEALSEMYTDVIINLFKDFFLLIGIIYAMLMMSIKLTFISFSVIPIMAFILILLKKKIKRNFLNIKSLIGRINGFMAENISGMKIIQIFRAEKEKKKEFLELNDSYFKTTSLQVHLNSLLKPGTDFFQNITIAILLFYGINKISNHSIELGVIYAFTTYIKQFFNPIADLADQYTTIQSALVSADRIFELLDEETTLENLDEGIDIKNIEGNIEFRDVWFSYNNTDWVLKGVSFKLSKGETAAFVGETGAGKTTIISLINGFYKIQKGEILIDGININHIKLKDLRKSISVVLQDVFLFSGNIKSNITLYDNIDDEQFSKAINVSCVSKFVDSFQNGIKEPVMEKGSTLSAGQRQLISFARAIAHNPSIFVLDEATSNVDTQTEKLIQKAIDNIAKDRTTLIIAHRLSTIKNADKIIVMKNGEIIEIGSHNELIKRDSLYRELMYKNVS; encoded by the coding sequence ATGATATCTACAGAGAACAATATAAATATAACGAAAAAGAAATTGAAGTATCATAATACTAGTTTAGTAAAACTTTTAAAATTAGCCAAACCTCATTTAAGCAAGGTAATAATTGCAGCAATCTGTGCACTTATAGTAAATTTAACCCAAATAGCCAAACCTTATATTTTAAAACTCGTTATTGATGATTTTTTGGTAAAAAATATTTTTCAAAATGGTTTTTACTCAATTCCATTTATGGCTTTTCTATATTTAATTACTGCATTGTTAGGCAGCTTTACTTCTTTCGCCCAGGAAAATTTAATAAATAAGTCCGGTCAGGAAATTATAAAAGATTTAAGAATCAGGGTATTTAAAACTATACAGTTTCTTCCCTTACACTATTTAGATAAAATTTCTTCTGGAAGATTAATAACCAGGGCAACCAACGATGTAGAAGCACTAAGTGAAATGTATACAGATGTAATTATAAATTTATTTAAAGACTTTTTCTTACTGATTGGTATTATTTACGCAATGCTCATGATGAGTATCAAACTTACATTTATCTCCTTTTCAGTAATACCTATAATGGCTTTCATTCTTATTCTTCTTAAGAAGAAAATCAAAAGAAATTTTCTCAATATTAAAAGTTTAATAGGAAGAATTAACGGTTTTATGGCTGAAAATATATCTGGCATGAAAATCATACAAATATTTAGAGCAGAAAAGGAGAAAAAGAAAGAGTTTTTGGAATTAAATGATAGTTATTTTAAAACTACATCGCTTCAAGTTCATTTAAACAGCCTTTTAAAACCCGGAACTGATTTTTTTCAAAATATTACAATCGCTATTCTTTTATTCTACGGTATTAATAAAATATCAAACCATAGTATTGAACTAGGAGTCATCTATGCCTTTACTACCTATATAAAACAGTTTTTTAACCCAATTGCCGATCTTGCAGACCAATACACCACAATACAGTCAGCTTTAGTATCTGCTGATAGAATCTTTGAATTATTAGACGAAGAAACTACTCTTGAAAATTTAGATGAAGGAATTGATATAAAGAATATTGAAGGAAATATAGAATTTAGAGATGTTTGGTTTTCATATAATAATACAGATTGGGTGTTAAAGGGCGTAAGTTTTAAACTTAGTAAGGGAGAAACTGCAGCCTTTGTCGGCGAAACCGGAGCTGGAAAAACAACTATAATTAGTCTTATAAATGGATTTTATAAAATTCAAAAAGGGGAAATATTAATTGATGGAATTAATATTAATCATATAAAACTTAAAGATTTACGAAAAAGTATATCTGTAGTTTTACAGGATGTTTTTTTGTTCTCTGGTAACATTAAGAGTAATATTACATTGTATGATAATATTGATGATGAACAATTTAGTAAAGCAATAAATGTATCCTGTGTCAGCAAATTTGTAGACAGTTTTCAAAATGGAATTAAAGAGCCAGTAATGGAGAAAGGCAGTACTTTATCTGCCGGACAAAGACAACTTATTTCATTTGCAAGAGCAATTGCTCATAATCCATCCATATTTGTACTTGACGAGGCTACCTCCAATGTTGACACCCAAACAGAAAAACTAATACAAAAAGCAATAGACAATATTGCTAAGGACAGAACCACTTTGATAATCGCTCATAGACTCTCTACTATAAAAAATGCTGATAAAATAATTGTTATGAAAAATGGTGAGATTATTGAAATTGGCAGCCATAATGAACTCATCAAAAGAGATTCTTTATATAGAGAATTAATGTATAAAAATGTTAGTTAA
- a CDS encoding ABC transporter ATP-binding protein, which translates to MTKNIIWDFIKKYKISYTTGVFFMILSSYIQSLFPKVLGKIIDILKINSFSKNLVITNILYILIIAAGGFLCTYIWRNLIISNSRRLECELRETFFVHLQKLTSEFYSKRKTGDLIAYAINDISAIRMTFGPAMSMSINGIVLCTASIYAMCTTINWHLTLITLIPVPFIIFFTLNIGKLIRMKFTDVQKSFASISDKVQENIYGIRVIKTYVQEEKEIENFEELNDRITKANLNMVKTSSLLSPAIEFCFNISFAINLIIGGRMVLDGKITLGDFVAFNTYLTMIINPIISIGRVINIYQRGMASLDRLNDILNTSSKIKDNGKLVSLKIKGNIEFKNLDFYYPELNEKSLSGINIKIPKGHTLGIIGKTGSGKSTLVNLLLRIYNVEPQKIFIDGIDINNISLENLRSSFGYVPQDNFLFSSTIKNNITFFKDLYSYDDIKSSTENSCIQNSINSFKDKFNTILGEQGINLSGGQKQRVAIARAIIKDPAVLILDDSLSAVDTITEAEILDNLRNIRKGKTNIIIAHRISAIKKADEIIVLDNGSICERGTHSELLKERGIYYDIYREQYKYNEKEIEVS; encoded by the coding sequence ATGACAAAAAACATAATTTGGGATTTTATAAAAAAATATAAAATTTCCTATACTACAGGAGTATTCTTTATGATTTTATCCTCTTATATACAATCACTGTTTCCAAAAGTGCTGGGAAAAATAATTGACATTTTAAAAATAAACAGTTTTAGTAAAAATTTGGTAATAACTAATATACTCTATATACTAATTATAGCAGCTGGAGGGTTTTTATGTACATATATATGGAGAAATTTAATTATTTCAAATTCCAGAAGACTTGAATGTGAACTTAGAGAAACATTTTTTGTACACCTACAAAAATTAACTTCCGAATTTTATAGTAAAAGAAAAACAGGAGACTTAATTGCTTATGCTATAAACGATATATCAGCTATAAGAATGACTTTTGGACCAGCTATGTCAATGTCCATAAATGGCATTGTATTGTGTACTGCCTCTATATATGCCATGTGTACGACTATAAATTGGCATCTTACCCTGATTACATTAATACCTGTTCCTTTTATTATTTTCTTTACGTTGAATATAGGAAAACTTATTAGAATGAAATTTACAGATGTCCAGAAAAGTTTTGCATCTATATCAGATAAGGTACAGGAAAATATTTATGGAATTAGAGTTATTAAAACATATGTTCAAGAAGAAAAAGAAATAGAAAACTTCGAAGAATTAAATGATCGGATTACTAAAGCCAATCTAAATATGGTAAAAACCTCTTCACTACTTTCCCCTGCCATTGAATTTTGTTTTAATATTAGTTTTGCCATTAATTTAATTATTGGAGGTAGAATGGTTTTAGATGGTAAAATAACCCTAGGAGATTTCGTGGCCTTTAACACTTATTTAACCATGATTATAAATCCTATAATTTCTATTGGCCGTGTTATTAACATATATCAAAGGGGTATGGCATCACTAGATAGATTAAATGATATACTTAATACAAGCTCTAAAATAAAAGATAATGGTAAACTGGTTTCTTTAAAAATTAAGGGTAACATAGAATTTAAAAACTTAGACTTTTACTATCCTGAATTAAATGAAAAATCTTTGAGTGGAATTAATATTAAGATCCCAAAAGGTCATACTTTAGGAATTATAGGAAAAACAGGTTCCGGCAAAAGTACTCTGGTAAATCTTTTACTTAGAATATACAATGTTGAACCTCAAAAAATATTTATTGATGGAATAGATATAAATAATATTTCCTTGGAAAACTTAAGAAGTAGTTTTGGATATGTTCCTCAAGATAATTTTTTATTTTCTTCAACAATAAAAAATAATATAACATTTTTTAAAGATTTATATTCCTATGATGACATAAAATCTTCTACTGAAAACAGCTGCATCCAAAATAGTATAAATTCCTTTAAAGATAAATTCAATACCATTCTTGGTGAACAAGGTATTAACCTTTCCGGTGGACAAAAACAGCGTGTAGCCATAGCAAGAGCTATAATTAAAGATCCCGCCGTTTTAATATTGGATGACTCTCTTTCTGCTGTAGATACCATAACAGAAGCTGAAATACTAGATAATTTAAGAAACATACGTAAAGGCAAAACAAATATTATAATAGCTCATAGAATATCTGCAATAAAAAAAGCTGATGAAATTATAGTATTAGATAATGGCAGCATATGTGAAAGAGGCACTCACAGTGAACTCTTAAAAGAAAGGGGTATATATTATGATATCTACAGAGAACAATATAAATATAACGAAAAAGAAATTGAAGTATCATAA